In a single window of the Dreissena polymorpha isolate Duluth1 chromosome 3, UMN_Dpol_1.0, whole genome shotgun sequence genome:
- the LOC127874239 gene encoding uncharacterized protein LOC127874239 isoform X3, whose amino-acid sequence MSKSYACAICTKRVGPKERRKLKTDGNKQLIKYLRKHMLLTDEVTEKDVVHNSCRLKYTAESAAARLSASPKKNPQHEPSDKKSPFQLNIKSAGFSHTICPICNRKGARSEGFVTIPGEAIMQLFINKNILLKKKSRCCNTHMSGGKFTPETLSADIQGKIRSTTYMEPEQISSLINSLRQSATQRQKSCIDFDDPSTMTDADYWNLTGLTKDQFSTLIGDVDDIRTTKTRSIRTCIALLLVKLRTSLGNALLSTLFNMTIAQIRRALKSSRKSLLKSFVPKNMGFKHVSREEIKTTHTRPLAQELFAASDQNKSIIVLDGTYIYIQKSSNFSFARRSYSMHKHRPLVKPMIVVSTTGYIISILGPYLADSKNSDANILKHIINQNTEDFKSWIQEGDVVVVDRGFRDASTVLEELGVTMQMPSFMRKGSTQHTSEESNKSRLVTKVTMCELLEQSATASDRL is encoded by the exons aTGTCTAAATCTTATGCGTGTGCTATATGCACCAAACGTGTGGGCCCAAAAGAAAGGAGGAAATTAAAAACAGATGGCAATAAACAACTTATAAAGTACTTGAGAAAGCATATGCTATTGACAGACGAAGTTACAGAGAAAGACGTTGTTCATAATTCTTGCCGTCTTAAGTATACAGCAGAATCGGCGGCGGCAAGATTAAGTGCATCCCCAAAGAAAAATCCACAACATGAACCGTCTGACAAGAAATCGCCgtttcaattaaacattaaatcaGCTGGGTTCAGCCATACTATATGTCCTATATGTAACAGGAAGGGCGCTCGGTCCGAAGGGTTTGTAACCATACCGGGCGAGGCGATAATGCAACTgttcatcaacaaaaacattttgttgaaaaaaaaatcgcgaTGTTGTAACACTCACATGAGTGGGGGCAAGTTTACACCAGAGACCCTTTCTGCTGATATTCAAGGAAAAATTAGATCCACAACATACATGGAACCTGAACAGATAAGCAGTTTAATTAACTCGCTACGGCAAAGTGCGACACAACGTCAAAAATCTTGCATCGATTTTGACGACCCATCCACAATGACGGATGCTGATTATTGGAATCTTACTG GGTTGACGAAAGACCAATTCTCAACTCTTATCGGTGATGTAGACGACATACGGACAACAAAGACCAGGTCCATTCGAACATGCATCGCATTGCTCCTAGTCAAACTAAGAACTAGTTTAGGGAATGCGCTGCTCAGCACTTTGTTCAACATGACGATTGCGCAG ATTCGGCGTGCGTTGAAATCGTCAAGAAAATCTTTGTTGAAATCGTTCGTGCCAAAGAATATGGGATTTAAACATGTTTCCAGAGAGGAGATAAAAACGACCCATACACGACCTCTAGCGCAAGAATTGTTCGCTGCATCTgaccaaaataaatcaataattgttttagatggaacatatatatatatacaaaaaagttCAAACTTTTCTTTCGCACGTCGGTCGTACTCCATGCACAAGCATAGGCCACTTGTCAAGCCAATGATTGTTGTGTCCACCACTGGCTACATTATATCTATTTTGGGACCGTACTTGGCGGATAGCAAAAACTCAGATGCAAATATACTGAAACACATCATCAATCAAAATACTGAGGATTTTAAG AGCTGGATTCAGGAAGGTGATGTGGTCGTAGTTGACAGAGGTTTCCGAGATGCGTCGACTGTTCTCGAAGAACTTGGTGTAACTATGCAGATGCCATCTTTTATGCGAAAGGGGTCTACACAGCACACAAGCGAAGAGTCTAACAAGTCGAGGCTTGTGACGAAG gtGACTATGTGCGAATTGTTGGAGCAATCTGCAACCGCTTCAGACCGGCTCTAA
- the LOC127874252 gene encoding 3-oxo-5-alpha-steroid 4-dehydrogenase 1-like isoform X2, giving the protein MRYRNKHVALGITIGGGLPNILYHFLNADFIGNAAFHDNFLYDPRFIVGVLVYAVGYIINRWADFKLRSLRKPKSEDGESGYVIPHGGLFEYITCPNYFGELVEWLGWTLATWSLAGLVWTLFSAATFVPRSRHNHEWYRQRFENYPSRRKALIPCIF; this is encoded by the exons ATGAGGTACAGGAATAAACATGTAGCCCTGGG AATAACTATTGGAGGGGGCCTCCCTAACATCTTATACCATTTCTTGAATGCAGACTTCATTGGAAATGCTGCTTTCCATGACAATTTTCTGTA TGACCCTCGATTCATTGTTGGTGTACTTGTCTATGCAGTTGGGTACATTATCAACCGCTGGGCTGACTTCAAACTGCGATCACTGCGTAAACCAAAGTCTGAAGATG GAGAGTCTGGTTATGTTATTCCTCATGGTGGTCTATTCGAGTACATAACATGCCCAAACTATTTTGGTGAGCTTGTGGAGTGGCTGGGCTGGACGTTGGCCACATGGTCTCTGGCAGGGCTGGTGTGGACCCTGTTTTCTGCCGCCACTTTTGTTCCACGCTCCAGGCACAATCATGAATG GTACAGACAGCGGTTTGAGAATTATCCATCCAGACGAAAAGCATTGATTCCATGTATATTTTAG
- the LOC127874239 gene encoding uncharacterized protein LOC127874239 isoform X2, translated as MSKSYACAICTKRVGPKERRKLKTDGNKQLIKYLRKHMLLTDEVTEKDVVHNSCRLKYTAESAAARLSASPKKNPQHEPSDKKSPFQLNIKSAGFSHTICPICNRKGARSEGFVTIPGEAIMQLFINKNILLKKKSRCCNTHMSGGKFTPETLSADIQGKIRSTTYMEPEQISSLINSLRQSATQRQKSCIDFDDPSTMTDADYWNLTGLTKDQFSTLIGDVDDIRTTKTRSIRTCIALLLVKLRTSLGNALLSTLFNMTIAQSWIQEGDVVVVDRGFRDASTVLEELGVTMQMPSFMRKGSTQHTSEESNKSRLVTKIRWVVESTNGRLKTWTYLARTMPNTQVPFVGDYVRIVGAICNRFRPALSSGDSAQDKIVAERMLYLSGQNNDLQQFISDNDIEKITKASWKPMDELDINCQIMTEDELRCLIFGVYTVKLAASYTQEHMSSDGIYSIHGYVHNRSLLCLKFQSRHVSRKQYRSYIRFKEGSVDAWFCSCPVGARVVGTCAHVTSALWYLCFRRHQTDQPSDGPRNWAADISDAANVSY; from the exons aTGTCTAAATCTTATGCGTGTGCTATATGCACCAAACGTGTGGGCCCAAAAGAAAGGAGGAAATTAAAAACAGATGGCAATAAACAACTTATAAAGTACTTGAGAAAGCATATGCTATTGACAGACGAAGTTACAGAGAAAGACGTTGTTCATAATTCTTGCCGTCTTAAGTATACAGCAGAATCGGCGGCGGCAAGATTAAGTGCATCCCCAAAGAAAAATCCACAACATGAACCGTCTGACAAGAAATCGCCgtttcaattaaacattaaatcaGCTGGGTTCAGCCATACTATATGTCCTATATGTAACAGGAAGGGCGCTCGGTCCGAAGGGTTTGTAACCATACCGGGCGAGGCGATAATGCAACTgttcatcaacaaaaacattttgttgaaaaaaaaatcgcgaTGTTGTAACACTCACATGAGTGGGGGCAAGTTTACACCAGAGACCCTTTCTGCTGATATTCAAGGAAAAATTAGATCCACAACATACATGGAACCTGAACAGATAAGCAGTTTAATTAACTCGCTACGGCAAAGTGCGACACAACGTCAAAAATCTTGCATCGATTTTGACGACCCATCCACAATGACGGATGCTGATTATTGGAATCTTACTG GGTTGACGAAAGACCAATTCTCAACTCTTATCGGTGATGTAGACGACATACGGACAACAAAGACCAGGTCCATTCGAACATGCATCGCATTGCTCCTAGTCAAACTAAGAACTAGTTTAGGGAATGCGCTGCTCAGCACTTTGTTCAACATGACGATTGCGCAG AGCTGGATTCAGGAAGGTGATGTGGTCGTAGTTGACAGAGGTTTCCGAGATGCGTCGACTGTTCTCGAAGAACTTGGTGTAACTATGCAGATGCCATCTTTTATGCGAAAGGGGTCTACACAGCACACAAGCGAAGAGTCTAACAAGTCGAGGCTTGTGACGAAG ATACGATGGGTTGTCGAGTCAACCAATGGCAGACTCAAGACATGGACATATTTAGCTAGGACAATGCCAAACACCCAAGTGCCATTTGttg gtGACTATGTGCGAATTGTTGGAGCAATCTGCAACCGCTTCAGACCGGCTCTAAGTAGCGGGGACTCCGCTCAAGACAAAATAGTTGCAGAGAGAATGTTGTATTTGTCAGGGCAGAACAACGATTTACAACAATTCATCTCTGACAACGACATAGAAAAAATAACCAAGGCATCGTGGAAACCGATGGACGAACTAGACATAAACTGTCAAATAATGACCGAGGATGAACTTAGATGTCTAATCTTTGGTGTATACACAGTTAAGCTGGCGGCTTCTTATACACAAGAGCACATGTCAAGTGACGGAATATACTCAATTCACGGTTATGTGCACAATAGGAGTTTGCTGTGCTTGAAGTTCCAAAGTCGGCATGTGTCCCGAAAGCAATACCGGTCTTACATACGTTTTAAGGAGGGGTCAGTCGACGCATGGTTTTGCAGCTGCCCAGTGGGAGCACGTGTAGTTGGAACATGTGCGCACGTTACAAGTGCGCTGTGGTACCTTTGTTTCAGGCGACACCAAACTGATCAACCGTCAGATGGTCCGAGAAATTGGGCTGCAGACATTTCAGATGCTGCTAACGTGTCATATTAA
- the LOC127874239 gene encoding uncharacterized protein LOC127874239 isoform X1, with protein sequence MSKSYACAICTKRVGPKERRKLKTDGNKQLIKYLRKHMLLTDEVTEKDVVHNSCRLKYTAESAAARLSASPKKNPQHEPSDKKSPFQLNIKSAGFSHTICPICNRKGARSEGFVTIPGEAIMQLFINKNILLKKKSRCCNTHMSGGKFTPETLSADIQGKIRSTTYMEPEQISSLINSLRQSATQRQKSCIDFDDPSTMTDADYWNLTGLTKDQFSTLIGDVDDIRTTKTRSIRTCIALLLVKLRTSLGNALLSTLFNMTIAQIRRALKSSRKSLLKSFVPKNMGFKHVSREEIKTTHTRPLAQELFAASDQNKSIIVLDGTYIYIQKSSNFSFARRSYSMHKHRPLVKPMIVVSTTGYIISILGPYLADSKNSDANILKHIINQNTEDFKSWIQEGDVVVVDRGFRDASTVLEELGVTMQMPSFMRKGSTQHTSEESNKSRLVTKIRWVVESTNGRLKTWTYLARTMPNTQVPFVGDYVRIVGAICNRFRPALSSGDSAQDKIVAERMLYLSGQNNDLQQFISDNDIEKITKASWKPMDELDINCQIMTEDELRCLIFGVYTVKLAASYTQEHMSSDGIYSIHGYVHNRSLLCLKFQSRHVSRKQYRSYIRFKEGSVDAWFCSCPVGARVVGTCAHVTSALWYLCFRRHQTDQPSDGPRNWAADISDAANVSY encoded by the exons aTGTCTAAATCTTATGCGTGTGCTATATGCACCAAACGTGTGGGCCCAAAAGAAAGGAGGAAATTAAAAACAGATGGCAATAAACAACTTATAAAGTACTTGAGAAAGCATATGCTATTGACAGACGAAGTTACAGAGAAAGACGTTGTTCATAATTCTTGCCGTCTTAAGTATACAGCAGAATCGGCGGCGGCAAGATTAAGTGCATCCCCAAAGAAAAATCCACAACATGAACCGTCTGACAAGAAATCGCCgtttcaattaaacattaaatcaGCTGGGTTCAGCCATACTATATGTCCTATATGTAACAGGAAGGGCGCTCGGTCCGAAGGGTTTGTAACCATACCGGGCGAGGCGATAATGCAACTgttcatcaacaaaaacattttgttgaaaaaaaaatcgcgaTGTTGTAACACTCACATGAGTGGGGGCAAGTTTACACCAGAGACCCTTTCTGCTGATATTCAAGGAAAAATTAGATCCACAACATACATGGAACCTGAACAGATAAGCAGTTTAATTAACTCGCTACGGCAAAGTGCGACACAACGTCAAAAATCTTGCATCGATTTTGACGACCCATCCACAATGACGGATGCTGATTATTGGAATCTTACTG GGTTGACGAAAGACCAATTCTCAACTCTTATCGGTGATGTAGACGACATACGGACAACAAAGACCAGGTCCATTCGAACATGCATCGCATTGCTCCTAGTCAAACTAAGAACTAGTTTAGGGAATGCGCTGCTCAGCACTTTGTTCAACATGACGATTGCGCAG ATTCGGCGTGCGTTGAAATCGTCAAGAAAATCTTTGTTGAAATCGTTCGTGCCAAAGAATATGGGATTTAAACATGTTTCCAGAGAGGAGATAAAAACGACCCATACACGACCTCTAGCGCAAGAATTGTTCGCTGCATCTgaccaaaataaatcaataattgttttagatggaacatatatatatatacaaaaaagttCAAACTTTTCTTTCGCACGTCGGTCGTACTCCATGCACAAGCATAGGCCACTTGTCAAGCCAATGATTGTTGTGTCCACCACTGGCTACATTATATCTATTTTGGGACCGTACTTGGCGGATAGCAAAAACTCAGATGCAAATATACTGAAACACATCATCAATCAAAATACTGAGGATTTTAAG AGCTGGATTCAGGAAGGTGATGTGGTCGTAGTTGACAGAGGTTTCCGAGATGCGTCGACTGTTCTCGAAGAACTTGGTGTAACTATGCAGATGCCATCTTTTATGCGAAAGGGGTCTACACAGCACACAAGCGAAGAGTCTAACAAGTCGAGGCTTGTGACGAAG ATACGATGGGTTGTCGAGTCAACCAATGGCAGACTCAAGACATGGACATATTTAGCTAGGACAATGCCAAACACCCAAGTGCCATTTGttg gtGACTATGTGCGAATTGTTGGAGCAATCTGCAACCGCTTCAGACCGGCTCTAAGTAGCGGGGACTCCGCTCAAGACAAAATAGTTGCAGAGAGAATGTTGTATTTGTCAGGGCAGAACAACGATTTACAACAATTCATCTCTGACAACGACATAGAAAAAATAACCAAGGCATCGTGGAAACCGATGGACGAACTAGACATAAACTGTCAAATAATGACCGAGGATGAACTTAGATGTCTAATCTTTGGTGTATACACAGTTAAGCTGGCGGCTTCTTATACACAAGAGCACATGTCAAGTGACGGAATATACTCAATTCACGGTTATGTGCACAATAGGAGTTTGCTGTGCTTGAAGTTCCAAAGTCGGCATGTGTCCCGAAAGCAATACCGGTCTTACATACGTTTTAAGGAGGGGTCAGTCGACGCATGGTTTTGCAGCTGCCCAGTGGGAGCACGTGTAGTTGGAACATGTGCGCACGTTACAAGTGCGCTGTGGTACCTTTGTTTCAGGCGACACCAAACTGATCAACCGTCAGATGGTCCGAGAAATTGGGCTGCAGACATTTCAGATGCTGCTAACGTGTCATATTAA
- the LOC127874252 gene encoding 3-oxo-5-alpha-steroid 4-dehydrogenase 1-like isoform X1, protein MRYRNKHVALGITIGGGLPNILYHFLNADFIGNAAFHDNFLYDPRFIVGVLVYAVGYIINRWADFKLRSLRKPKSEDGNLMPSSPSNTDGESGYVIPHGGLFEYITCPNYFGELVEWLGWTLATWSLAGLVWTLFSAATFVPRSRHNHEWYRQRFENYPSRRKALIPCIF, encoded by the exons ATGAGGTACAGGAATAAACATGTAGCCCTGGG AATAACTATTGGAGGGGGCCTCCCTAACATCTTATACCATTTCTTGAATGCAGACTTCATTGGAAATGCTGCTTTCCATGACAATTTTCTGTA TGACCCTCGATTCATTGTTGGTGTACTTGTCTATGCAGTTGGGTACATTATCAACCGCTGGGCTGACTTCAAACTGCGATCACTGCGTAAACCAAAGTCTGAAGATGGTAATTTAATGCCTTCCTCCCCAAGCAACACTGATG GAGAGTCTGGTTATGTTATTCCTCATGGTGGTCTATTCGAGTACATAACATGCCCAAACTATTTTGGTGAGCTTGTGGAGTGGCTGGGCTGGACGTTGGCCACATGGTCTCTGGCAGGGCTGGTGTGGACCCTGTTTTCTGCCGCCACTTTTGTTCCACGCTCCAGGCACAATCATGAATG GTACAGACAGCGGTTTGAGAATTATCCATCCAGACGAAAAGCATTGATTCCATGTATATTTTAG